GAAAGGGTCGCCCCCTCCGGCACCATCAGCGTGATATTCTGCGCCGCAGGTCCCGCCTCCGTCCATCCATAGACGAAGCGGAAAGCGATGAAGGCCGCGACGGCAAGGCCGATCAGCAATATGCCACAGCCAAGCCGCCGCATGCTATGTTCCTCAGATCGCCTTCATGATGAGCGATGCATTGGTGCCACCGAAACCGAAGCTGTTGTTCAGCACAGCGCGCACCTTACGTTCCTTGGCGACATGCGGGACCAGGTCCACGCCCGCGCAGCTTTCGCTCGGCTCGTCGAGGTTCAGCGTCGGCGGCACGATCTGATCGCGCAAGGCGAGGATGCAGAAGATGCTCTCCACCGCGCCCGCGCCGCCCAGCAGGTGACCGATGGCGGATTTGGTCGAGCTCATCGACATGGTGGCGATATGGTCGCCGAACAGCCGCTTGACCGCACCCAGTTCCAGCTCGTCGCCCAACGGGGTCGAAGTGCCGTGCGCGTTCACATAGTCGATGTCCGCGAGCGACAGGCCGGACTTCCTGAGCGCCATCTCCATGGAGCGATAACCGCCGCTGCCTTCCGGGTGCGGGGCCGTGACGTGGTAGGCGTCGCCCGACAGCCCGTAACCCACGACCTCGGCATAGATTTTCGCGCCGCGCGCCTTGGCCCGCTCATATTCCTCCAGCACGACCACGCCCGCGCCTTCGCCCATGACAAAGCCGTCGCGGTTGACGTCATAGGGCCGCGAAGCCTTTTCCGGCGTGTCGTTGAAGCCGGTGCTGAGCGCCCGCGCCTGCGCGAAGCCAGCGATCCCGATCGGGCAGATCGCGCTTTCCGCGCCACCCGCCAGCATCACGTCGGCATCGTCCATCGCGATCATGCGCGCGGCGTCGCCGATGGAGTGCGCGCCGGTCGAGCAGGCGGTGACGACGGCATGGTTCGGACCCATCAGGCCATATTTGATCGACACCTGCCCAGAGATCAGGTTGATGAGGCGGCCATGGACGAAGTGCGGCGACACACGGCCAGGCCCCTTGTTCGCCAGCACCAGCGATTCGCTTTCGATGCCCGGCAGGCCGCCGATGCCCGAACCGATGGAGCAGCCCGCGCGCAGGCGCTCTTCCTCGGTCATGTCGAGAAGGCCGGCATCCTTCAGCGCCTCACTCGCCGCCGCGATGCCGAAGACGATGAAGGGATCGACCTGACGCTGAATCTTGTGGTCGACCTCCAGATTCGCGTCGAAGCCATATTCGTGGTCGGCCGGCTTCACCTCACAGGCGATGCGGCATTTATAGTCGGTGGGGTCGAAGCGCGTGATCGTGGCCGCGCCCGATTTCGACGCAAGGATGTTCTTCCATGTGGTTTCGACATCTCCACCCAGCGGGCTGACCATGCCAAGACCGGTTACGACGACACGACGCATATGTTGCTCCGAATTCCTTTGGCTTCACGCCGCTCCTTAGCCGCTCGCGATCCGATTGTCGAAAGCCGAGGCAAGGGAATCAGCGCGCCAGATACGAAAAGGCTCCCCAGACCCGGAGCGACCGGACAGGAGGAGCCGTTCCTTCAAGCGATGCGGCCGACCGGACGGACCAGCCGCGAAACGCCCTTACTGCTTGCTGTCGATATAATCGATCGCATCCTTGACGGTGGCGATCTTTTCAGCCGCATCGTCGGGGATTTCGACGCCGAATTCTTCCTCGAAGGCCATGACCAGCTCAACGATGTCCAGGCTGTCTGCGCCCAGATCGTCGATGAAGCTGGCGTCTTCGGTCACCTTCTCGGCTTCGACGCCCAGATGCTCGACGACGATTTTCTTTACGCGATCCGCGGTCTCACTCATGAGTGGTCCTTTTTACTGGGTATCGTTGGTGGGTATGAATATCCGTTAAGGGATGCCCTAAAGCCAAGCCCGGATAGAGGCAAGAGGCAAGAGAGCCAAGCCCCTACATGCAGCGCGGGCATATGGCCGCATGCCTCGCGATACCCCGGCTCGTTGGATAAGCGTCCGTTTACCAAAAGTTCAATCGAATTTGCGACATCTTGCCAATGATCGAACGCCTTTGTCCCGACCGCTTCATTTCACGCGAGCGCATCCGGATAACGGCGGTCTTGATGCTCGCGATGACGGTCGGCGCCATCGCGATTCTTTTGCTGACGGCGCATGGGACCGTGGATTCGCTGGGGCGGCCGATCGGCACGGATTTTTCGAACGTCTGGACCGCCGGATGGATGGCCGATCATGGCCGCGCCGCGCAGGTCTGGGACTGGCGCGCCCATCATGCGGTCCAGCAGGCGCTGCATCATGACGCGGCGATCCCCTTCTATGGCTGGCACTATCCCCCGCCCTTCCTTCTGCTGGCCATCCTGCTCGCGCAGCTTCCCTATGTCACGGCGCTGATACTCTGGCAGGGAACAACGCTGACGCTCGCTTTCCTTCTGGTGCGCCGGATTCTTCCTCAGGCGCGCGATGCGTGGCTGGTAGCGCTCGGTGCGCCGGTAGTGCTGATCTGCCTTGGCCATGGGCAGAACGCCTTTCTGACGGCCAGCCTGCTGGGCGGCGGGATGCTGCTGCTCGACCGGCGGCCATGGGTCGCAGGGATACTGCTGGGTACGCTCGTCTACAAACCGCAATTCGCCGTGCTGATTCCAGTCCTGATCGCGGTGCGAGGGAACTGGCGAGCCTTTGTCGCGGCCGCGCTTGCCAGCATCGGCCTTTGTCTGCTGACCTTCGCAATCTGGGGATGGCCGGTGTGGCAGGCATTCCTCGATTCCCTGCCCCTGACGCGGCATATCGTCATCGAAAGCGGCGATACGGGGTGGGAGAAAATCCCCAGCCCCTTTTCCGCGATACGGCAATGGGGCGGGTCGATCCCGGCGGCCTATGCAATACAGGGGATGGTAGCCTTCGCGGCGATTGCAGTGGCCGCGCTGATCGCAAGGCGAGGATCGATGGAAACGTGCGGAGGCGCCGCGCTGTCCGCCGCGCTGCTCTGCACTCCTTATGTGCTGGACTATGATTTCGTATTGCTGGGGTTAGCCATCGCGTTTCTGGCGGCGGATATGCGGAAACGCGGCGAATTGCCGTGGGAGCGCACGGTGCTGGCCTATGGCTGGGCCGCGCCGCTTTTCGGCCGGTGGATGACCGCGATGACCGGCATTCCGGTCGTCATGATCGCGGCCATCGCGGTGCTTTTCATGGCGCTGCGGCGCGCCGCCCGGTTCGACGGCGCGCTGAGCGGGATCAGATCATCGCCATGCCGCCATTCACATGCAGCGTCTGGCCGGTGACATAGCCTGCTTCCCGGCTCGCCAGATATACGACCGCCGCGCCGATATCCTCGCCCGTGCCCAGGTCGCCCGCCGGAATCTTCTGGAGGATCGCGCCCTTCTGCACCTCGCTCAGCGCGTCGGTCATGGCCGATCGGATGAATCCCGGCGCGACGCAATTGACGGTGACGCCCCGGCTCGCCAGTTCTTGCCCCAGCGACTTGGACATGCCGATGATGCCCGCCTTGGACGCGGCATAATTGGCCTGCCCCGGATTGCCGGTGACGCCCACCACCGAAGTGATCGAGATGATGCGGCCGAAGCGCGCCTTCATCATCGGCTTGGCGGCGGCGCGGGCAAGGCGGAATGCAGCCTCAAGGTTCACCGCGATCACATCGGCCCATTCATCGTCCTTCATGCGGAGGATCAGATTGTCGCGCGTGATGCCCGCATTGTTGACGAGGATGTCGATCTTGCCGCCCAGCGCCTCGACTGCCTGCGGCACCAGCGCGTCGACGGACGCAGCATCAGACAGGTTGCAGACCAACGTCTTGTGATCGCCCCCCAGTTCCGCCGCGAAAGCCTTCAGCTTTTCCTCATTGCTCCCCGAAAGCGCCAGCGTCGCCCCCTGCGCGGCAAGCGACTTCGCGATGGCGGAGCCGATGCCGCCCGATGCGCCCGTCACCAGCGCGGTCATGCCTGTCAGATCGAACATGTTCAGTCTCCTTGTTCCTGTCGGTTCACGCGGAGGCGCGGAGACGCGGAGGGGCGATAGTCGTTGACGATTCGCTTCACCCCCTCCTTAAGCGTCGCGCCGCCGAAATTGACGAGCAGGCCGACGGGCTGCCCGGTAAGGCGCAGATAGGTCAATAATTGCTTGGCATGTGCGGCATTCAGTCTTTCCGTCGACTTGATTTCCACCAGCAATCGCCTTTCGACCAGCAAATCAATCCTGAATGCGCTGTCGAAACGAAGCCCGTCATATTCGACATCAACCGGGCGCTGGCGCTCGACGGCATAACCCATGGCGGCCAGCTTGGCCGCCAGGATCATTTCAT
This genomic window from Sphingobium cloacae contains:
- the fabF gene encoding beta-ketoacyl-ACP synthase II: MRRVVVTGLGMVSPLGGDVETTWKNILASKSGAATITRFDPTDYKCRIACEVKPADHEYGFDANLEVDHKIQRQVDPFIVFGIAAASEALKDAGLLDMTEEERLRAGCSIGSGIGGLPGIESESLVLANKGPGRVSPHFVHGRLINLISGQVSIKYGLMGPNHAVVTACSTGAHSIGDAARMIAMDDADVMLAGGAESAICPIGIAGFAQARALSTGFNDTPEKASRPYDVNRDGFVMGEGAGVVVLEEYERAKARGAKIYAEVVGYGLSGDAYHVTAPHPEGSGGYRSMEMALRKSGLSLADIDYVNAHGTSTPLGDELELGAVKRLFGDHIATMSMSSTKSAIGHLLGGAGAVESIFCILALRDQIVPPTLNLDEPSESCAGVDLVPHVAKERKVRAVLNNSFGFGGTNASLIMKAI
- a CDS encoding acyl carrier protein; translated protein: MSETADRVKKIVVEHLGVEAEKVTEDASFIDDLGADSLDIVELVMAFEEEFGVEIPDDAAEKIATVKDAIDYIDSKQ
- a CDS encoding glycosyltransferase family 87 protein, which translates into the protein MIERLCPDRFISRERIRITAVLMLAMTVGAIAILLLTAHGTVDSLGRPIGTDFSNVWTAGWMADHGRAAQVWDWRAHHAVQQALHHDAAIPFYGWHYPPPFLLLAILLAQLPYVTALILWQGTTLTLAFLLVRRILPQARDAWLVALGAPVVLICLGHGQNAFLTASLLGGGMLLLDRRPWVAGILLGTLVYKPQFAVLIPVLIAVRGNWRAFVAAALASIGLCLLTFAIWGWPVWQAFLDSLPLTRHIVIESGDTGWEKIPSPFSAIRQWGGSIPAAYAIQGMVAFAAIAVAALIARRGSMETCGGAALSAALLCTPYVLDYDFVLLGLAIAFLAADMRKRGELPWERTVLAYGWAAPLFGRWMTAMTGIPVVMIAAIAVLFMALRRAARFDGALSGIRSSPCRHSHAASGR
- the fabG gene encoding 3-oxoacyl-[acyl-carrier-protein] reductase; this translates as MFDLTGMTALVTGASGGIGSAIAKSLAAQGATLALSGSNEEKLKAFAAELGGDHKTLVCNLSDAASVDALVPQAVEALGGKIDILVNNAGITRDNLILRMKDDEWADVIAVNLEAAFRLARAAAKPMMKARFGRIISITSVVGVTGNPGQANYAASKAGIIGMSKSLGQELASRGVTVNCVAPGFIRSAMTDALSEVQKGAILQKIPAGDLGTGEDIGAAVVYLASREAGYVTGQTLHVNGGMAMI
- a CDS encoding GxxExxY protein, which translates into the protein MTDIDRISGDVLDVALRIHRELGPGLLESVYEMILAAKLAAMGYAVERQRPVDVEYDGLRFDSAFRIDLLVERRLLVEIKSTERLNAAHAKQLLTYLRLTGQPVGLLVNFGGATLKEGVKRIVNDYRPSASPRLRVNRQEQGD